Part of the Chanos chanos chromosome 5, fChaCha1.1, whole genome shotgun sequence genome, CTGTAGAAATGTGATAACCTAAAGTCTGGCTAGCCCTGCTCCGTTAAAGAGCACAGGAGTTCTATGTTATTGTATACACGCTGTAGAAGATATACAGCCAGATACAAAACTCTATGGTCACAGCCAGGCACAAAACTCTATGGTCTCTTTCTTAATGGACCTGGTGTATTAggtggtgtattttttttaccattattAAATGCATATGAACAGAGATTTCAGGGATGGATGCTCcacagtcaaactgaaacagaaagtgaATTCCATCAAACACTAATCAGGTAGGACCGACACCACTTCTGACTTCCTCTGGAACAGTTCCGATCTATACTGTGGTtatttaatatgaatatttcatcTGTTCCTTGAattcttggttttttttattctcttaatACGCTTCTTTTAGATTTTGTTTCGTTCTTTTAATCCTTACTGTAGAAACCACCAACTTTGCTTAACAGGCTCAGATCACAAACAGGCTCATTGATTGTATTTTGTGATGTGATCCGAATAAGAATAGTGTGCCTTGGCACAGCACCCATACACCCTTCTGAGGTCTCTAATCTCCATGTTTGGTTTTAGTTGACCTAAGAACTTTCCTTTAACTGCACTGGGTCATGCTCTCCAGTCTCTGGGGCTAAACCCAGCTGGCCCCTCATGCTTGGCAGTTGTAGCATAGATATGCCACAAGTCTGTTTGATGAGGTCATAGTGATGTCATGTTGCCAGAGCAGAGAGACGTCTGTGGGTCGGCTCTGTCCAGCACTGATATCtgtgtgatggtggtgttgCGCTTCCCTGAGCTCCTGTGACACTGTGTCTGCCACTTCCACAGTCTCCTCTTCAGTTCTGCCTGCACCTGGAGAGTATGTAtcacttaaaacaaaacacttcaaatgTACTGTTATTTTGGTGGCAGAATTTTTCTACGGTATGCTTACCTCTCCATTAAGGAAACAGTAAAGCAGTGCTACCACAAatccctgaaaacacacaaaaaattgttttattttgttttgttttttttttctttcatttttgtgacTAGAACCTACTTTAGGTATTGGGAAGTTATTCCTTCAGCACAGggacaaatcacacacacccacacacacacacacatatatatatatatgtgtgtgtgtgtgtgtgtgtgtgtgtgtatacatacatatacatatatatatacatatatatatatatatatatatatatgtgtgtgtgtgtgtgtgtgtgtgtgtgtgtgtgtgtgaaaataacatCACTGGTGCATTATGACAGTTTGTCTCATccatcactctcctctctcctctctttgtccctttcactctctctttaatcaAGCTTACCTGAAAGGAGCCCAACCCGAGCTCTATGTAGAGTCTGGCTGtctctcctgtgctctctggcagaaatgcaaacacagtGTAGTGCATCCCAAACAGAGGGATCAGGAACAGAGTGGACTTGGCAAGCCTCCTGCAGAATCAACGCCAAGTTCCCATTAAATTCTGCCGAATTTGCTCTGAACTGAACTCTCTTGATCTTAACTGAGCTATCATCTGAATATGTTGTATTTTGGTTTGATGCGTGTGTTCAATACTTTATTGAACATGAAAAGAGAATCCCCACTCATCCTAACTGCTCGAGTGTAGCGTCGTACTGCAACATCCTCCTGTTCAAGCCCTTGTCTGTTATAGAGAAAATATCTGTCATTGTTCACTATTTAAAATCAGTAACACATTGGCTGttatttgtggtgtgtgaataTTATGATTGTGCACTGTGTGATCACTGTTTCTGCGCTCTCCATTTCACTAGCAGCAGCTAATTCAGACATGCCCCAAGTAACATTATGTCAAATGCTTAATCTATGTATTCTTTTGTAACCTTTGGATATTTGCCAACTCATTACAGTTGCCATTAGCTTATTTCAGACAACACTCGAGTATTTGACATGATTGCAccagggggcggggggggggggcgggtagTTGTCCAAGATGTGTTGTCTATatttgactgtgtgactgtgttactaTTTTTAGGATCAAAGGTCTGACTTGTGAATTTGCTGGGTCATTGAGTCCCTTTAATATTGCCCCAACAATGAACAATGTGCAACAATGATAACTTACAGAATAATTGGAATATCATTTTCCACCACAATGTCGATGCATTTTCTTATCGCCTCAACAATTCAGATTATGACATTACCCTGAAGTGCCGTATATTTTAGTCCTCTCATAAATGAggcaacaacaaaaccaaaatctgAAATACATGCTAATAATTCAGAGGTGAACTGAAGAATTTGCTTTCGCGTCACTCTGAGATATTTTCTACGATTATGATACCAAAATTTTTctaatatgtcattttttttcagtatgactACACATTCTCGCTCATGTCATAACTAGGCTGTTTTGAGGAATAGAAGCCTTCGGCCAGAAggtcattttaataattttcATTCCTGTTTATGAATATGTATTGCTCCCTCAGGACTTTCGGGGCCTGCTCTAAGGAAATATCTTAAAATAGAAAACAGCACTAAAAACATGTTGTCTCCCTCGGTGTGAAAGGTAATACAAGACTCTGCGGACTGTCTCCGGCCTTCACTTTCAGTCATGCATATACTACGCGTTAACAGCTGGAACCCTCAGCGGTTAAAACCATGTTCTAATTGATATGAACAGAGCTCCTGCCTCCCGCTGTGCACTAAAGCCCTGTTTTCCTTCTAATCGTCTCCACATATTCACAGTATCTCCCTGTGCACAAAAGTGAAGTGGTTTACCACTCTCAGACTTACATGAAATGTCCAGTGTCATTGCCTCCGACACCTGGAGATTTCAGCTTCTGCACAAGGATGCGGATCACGTTTAGGAAAATGATGATGTTGACCTGTCAAACGAGTCAAAAGACATGCGACCGTAAGCCCAGTTGTCAGTCAAACGCGGGAGCACTGCACAATCCTCGAGAGCCTATTGAGACATCATTTAAGATATGTTCCGTCACGACAAtgcctctgtctgctgtcttaAAAATTTTACTCACTATCACGGAGACTGTTAGGGGTCCTTTAATTATCCACCAGATAGCAACATTATCTGTATCATCCCAGCATCTGGAAATAAGAGGagtgaaaaaatgaataatcGTGACATAAAATAGAGACTGATGTTGTAGATATGAAGTGTATGACTTATGTCGTAGATATATTTAACATACCCTCTGTCATCATAAAAATTTCTGGTCAGGACCCACACAATCAGTACGACCGAGGGAACACCTGCATTATGAAGAACTGTTTGTAAGCTCCATCAAAATTCTTacttaaagtagtacattcaaATGTTCATGTGTATTTCATGAAGTTCTGGCACTCATTACTGTTTATCTGAGTAATTTCATTCCTTATTCTGATTGTTCTTACAATGTGGAAAAATAGCTGATGAGAATAGCACATCACATCAAAAGAGACgagacatttctctcttttattcagaAGCATTTaactgtctgttcatttttttttccactgacccCATCCTATCAGTATGTACCACCAGAAGTATTTCCTCTGGGAGATGAAGGTTAAAGCCAGAAGAGTCTGAAGATACATTCCCTCCACTAGCAGCCAGAAATAATTAGCCAAGATGCTAAACTGGAAGAACGCTACAGCAGACTTGCATGCCATCTGTAACACAGGGACACAAAATCAATCATTTGTACTAAGCCCATttatacaatgacaattttGGCAAATCTGTTAAAGTGGGTACAATTCCACTTCACCACGCTAAACTCAGAAACTGCACACATGAGCCAAAATTCTCCCTAGAAATAGGACGCTGTGatgtatatttgaaatatttgtaaaacagccaacttttgaaagaaataaaaattatttGCAGAGTTAACTGTATAACTAGACATTTCAATCTCTACTTCATAAGAAATTTGACTAGTAtctatctggaaaaaaaaatacctctCTTAATTTGTCCAACTAGAGGaccactgacatacacacacacacacacacacacatgcattactgCACTGTTGGCCATCTTTCTGTCTGCTTGTCATCTCAATAATGTGACCTATTTCCCTTCTGAAGACTGATTTCATTCCTGGGGGGGTTGCCTTAATATGGATTATCATGCAAGAAATACAGCCGATAGTCTTTAGATCTGCATTTGCCTCAATATTACAGTTAAACGCTCTAAATCAAGATATCATCATGATATTATGATTGAGAATCTATCTTGGCCTCTCTGTTCActtctatatatatacatataaaattgTTTTTAACTCTTTAGTGAACAGAGAAAAGCCTAAAGCTTTTATTCTCCTAAACaatttatttgttattgttgatgtattTGTTGTATCAAAATGCAAAGGGAAACAAGAAATAGAGAGTATGAGTCAGACTGGGTCCCCCAAGAGtgtactctctccctctcgctctctctctctctctctctctctcaccgttgACATGAAGCAGTGATCGAGGGTTTCATCAGAAAAAAGCACCGCATCTTTAATGAAAACTGCGCTGGCACGGAGGATGAAAGAAGCAAAAAGGTTGATGTGAATGTAGTTTCGAGTGCAGTGGAATTTTCTGCAAAGGACAGAGCAATTCATATTAAATTCAAGCTGCAAATCCATGTATTTACAGGCAACTAATATACTCGTGCTTCGTTTCAGGCGAAAATCCAAATGAATTATTAAGCATAACCACTTATCATATAATGCATCTTGTTGAATCATAATGTTGGGATTATCTAGTTTATCTTCTTTTATGACTGGTGGTATTAGTGCCACATAAGCCTAAGTCACAATAAGTATGTACAGACGAAACTCAACACAGCATTcttttgaactttgaactgaattaactgcatgtgtgtttgtatgtgcatttcAAAGTTCATTAAATTAGTTTTCTTAATAGCTTTTCATCAAGGAGTCTGAAACTCGCATCCATGGAATTCATTTTCGCTTTTAAGATTTATTATTTGCAAGGCTAATCGCTGTTTCCTTCTGAAGCACTCAGAGGTAATTGCAAATTGTATGCTGATGTATTGTCATTCACCTACAGTCGTTTGACAGCTAATATTAATCAGCAATTTGTGACCAAAGCTTTCTCCCTGCAATATTTAATCACATCACACAGGTACCAAACAGTTGCATCTATAGGCAGCTAGGTAGTAATAACCACAACACCACAACAGTTAAGTGCCCAAAATAAGCACAccagagctgattttttttccccttctgaaCTTTTATCATGTTCCTAATGCGCAGTTAAAGGACACACTTTTACCTGAAGATGGTGAACACAATAATAGCTGTTATGAGAGAGATCAGAGATGTAGCATAGCCTGCAGTGTAGACTTGTCTAAATGTTGAGAAGTAAGTCGTCTGAAACACAAGGACAATGGCAAATTCTCTTCACGAGCCGCAGTATTCACAAGCATGTGACTGATTTTGACATTGGAGGATTAAACTCTGTTAATGTAAAAGCTTTGTTAAAATCTGTCTGTGTTGGTAAACAGAGAATTCTGCATGCATTCAACTACAGTTTTCAGATGTCAGTAGACACAGATGAGCCTCCCATTGCTGAAATTACTGCATTAGTGAAAGTCATTGGATTAAGCCATTGAAAGAGATATATATATCTGAGAGGATTAAGTAAGCCTTGCACACACTTTAGTGTAAAGCAAAGTCCAGTTCTATGAGGTTTATTGTAGTGTAGAGTTAGTGAAGAAGATGAACTCACTTCTGACTCAGGTTCAACATAATCTCCAAAGTCACAAGCTTCTTCATAGGGTGGGTAAAGATCTGTCCAGCCTTTTAATGTACAGTTCCTATATATATAACCTGGAAAACAGTTGAGAGCATGCTAAAGTGAGCAACAAATGGttatcatcgtcatcatcatcatcgtcatcatcatcttcaatGTTATTAGAAAGAAATTGTGTCAAATGTTGGGCTGTGATGCAAGTTGAAATTGCTGCTATACGATAAAAGTCATTCATTCTTATATATGTCCAGACCTCCAAGCTGTTAGCAAAATGAGAGTCATGCTCTTTTAAACCCTCTCAGCGCTTGCAACACTCTCtttatgtgtgaaaacattcaGCAAATTAGTACTGTACAAGGTGACAACACATTCACTGTCTGGTACAGGATATTTCAAAAGCCTCTGTGCTTTAAATAATATATGGAGGGCATCAACATTTAATTTAAGTAATGGATCCCCATTGTGATTCACTGTGTCCTTGAGAGTGAAGTTAATCAAAATCTTGACTTAAAATTGTAGGTATTTAATTGCTATTGAGATTTTGCTTCACTTTTCTCGTCCTGGACTGGAGCGTTGGAAGGACGACACTGCTCTGAGGAACCACACAACCCATTTTAGCTTGGTTTTAGTCCACCAAAGGACCATCTCCTGCCTATAATTAAGTCTAAGACCACATTCACTGAAAGCCATGCAGGGTCAAAGTTGAGCGACATGGCTTTGCACTGCCAGCTGTTCCTCTCAGTCAAAGCAGGCTTCTTCTGGCACAAGCTTCTTCCATCATTTAAGTACTCAGTTTTCCATACCTGTGGGTTGGGTAGCATGACCACCAGTTCCCTGACTCAACTACACAGACGTCTCTCAACATCAGTGACCTATGCTAAGTGATGGGGAGAAGGACTCTGACCGACTCAACTGTCCGAGGTGGACAGCCACCTATATTCCTGTGGACAGTTGGCAAATGATGCACAATTGGGATTCTAACTGTGAATGTCAGATGTAGGCCACAGTGTCTTATATTGGTGGGCTTATACAATGTTTCAACCAGGCACACCAGTCAAGAGCCCAACAGCTGCTCATTTTAAGCTGTAAGTACTTCCTGTGGATTTAGAATTATTGACAGAAATAGCAATTGCAGATTTAGAAGAAACATGTAATCCGTTGCCCCACGGGGTTTTAGAGAAAGtaatcaaagaaaaataatgtgtttgGGGAGGGCACAAAtagttttctcttcttttaggACTGCATTGAATTGAAAATTTGTGATTGTCTGGATTTTCAGCTGGAACATTATCTTTATGCGATTTATATAATTCAAtcctaaaaagagaaaaaagacagacagagaggttgGTTTCTTCACAGAAAGCTCAGAAATATGTTAGACGGCTAAGCGATTTGGTCAGAGGTAGATTGGCATGCTGATGATGGGTGAGATAGGTGATGATGTGCGTATGTATTGATTCTCTTGGCGGTTACTTTACGTCTGTCCTTTGCAGTGTAAGAATGACAGTGTGTGGACACTTTCGACTTGGTCCACTCAGGCACTTTCTTTTCCTGCTccttatttacatacatattatGGAATTCAGCTGCATCCTCTTCATAATCCCACCCTAAAAACAAACTGGCTATGAAATGTATCTCAATGTGTCAGTTAAGAAAGAATGTAAAACTAAGCGAATAGTCAAATTACAGCAAATCTATAAAACAAATATCAACGGCAGACCAAACAGCGACGGGGACCCACATTAAAACGTAATGGACAAAACATCACCAGTCCAAAAGCTCCCACCTCACAGTCAAAAGTGACAAAACATGTACATGAGAGAGCGTTATGAAGAGAGACACggggctgggtttttttttgaggattttttttttagtatgggaaaaaaacattgagCTTGTGATGCAATGTCTGCAGGAGAATCCCTGAAAGCAAACATGGAAATGCAATTGCCCAGGTGTGTTTTGGCTTTGGTATCTGAACATTCAGGACAGACTGGGCAGATTGGGCTTTGGAGAATAAAGTGTCTAACCTATTTGTGAGTTGGTTGTGGGGTTTGGGAGGTAAAGTGTACCAAGCAGGGGTTGTAATAAATTATCATAAACCAATGCATCATTTGTCAGGTGTTTGAAAATGCCTTGTTTTGAGACAAGTAAAGTGCAATGGTGTGTCTTGTAAGGAGAACTGGTTGAGAACCAGATAGCAGAATTTTACAGTACATAAATCTGCATAAGGACACATTTATTTGCTGGTCTGTATATCACATCACCATAGTCTGGCGTGAGAAGGATGGTCATATGTATCAGACTTAGCAGAGGGAGATAAGGAGGAACAGTTAGATTATAagtaaaaaaacatacacagggCCGACTTTTGCCTGGAACCTAGTTATGAGCCACATGGAAGACAAGGCATTGTCTAGCAAAATACGTGGTATGAGTTGACAACTTCAAGCTCTAAATTATGACCGGTAGTCATAGACCAGCAGGATCACATTCTTTGTTCCAAACCACATGGCCATTCTTTTAGATGCGTTTTCAGCGTAGGGGAAGCATGCAAGATCATAGTACAGCTTTTGGGAAAAGAGACCAAGGCAGAGTTCGGAATGGAGccaaatggaaacaaaacagTGTCAACCCTGTACGTAAATAGATGAGTCTTGTAAGTAAATATATGAACTTTGGGAATGTTGTTTATGTATTAACGATATTGAGTGTTGCTGTGACAACCATaaccagaacagaaaacagactgcTCACCTGAGACAGTTGACCAGTTTACAagtttttctgtcactttgcACATACAGGAAGAATAAGGTTCTGCCTATAACAGTCCATATCAGGTCACTTAAACATCACCACCTTTAAATTAAGGACATATTTCCAGGCATGCAGCAACTTAGGGACAAATTAAAGACAAAATTTCCACTGACATGGGATTGAATGATAAATGCTGCTACACAGAAGGAGAACAGATCCGGTTGGTAGGACCTAAGTGGTTTTTATGGGATTTGATGATCTGATAAACTCAGACAGCACTCCATCCCTGTGACCACCTGCAGGGTAAGGCTATGTGAGGAAGGTGGGATTTCAAAGACAAGCaccagcagaaagagagatagtgCTGGTCCTACTAAGAGGGATGGGAGGATTGATTGATTCAGACAGATATCCTGATTTAATAAAGTAGTGATTGAACAGCTAAACCACGAGTGTCTTTTCAGCAATGACTACATCATCAACATCAAGATACATGCACAACTTAGTGGAAAAGGATTTATCCCTGTGATTTTTGCAGTTTTCCAGAGCCCTTTCAGGTCTGTCTGGTAAGAGATCACTGGTCACTGAAATAGCTAGCCTTGGCCTTTCAGAAAACCTGGCTGCATTATTCATGAGCTGTTGTTCGTGCCATGATTATGGTCACACCAGGGGCTGACGCTCTTTTTAATCCTTATTTTTTCATGGGATATGATAGCTAATAACTGTACTAAAAAAATCTTATAAACAAGGGACTAGATCATGAAACTGTTCATTGTGTCTCATCAATTGTTTATGACAAATCAGTTTGGGCTGTGTGACAAAGCAGcccttataaacacacacagtaatgctGTGATCACCGCTGTCATTACGGAAAAACACTACACCCATGAGAACATCATTGAGACTGGCCTTTTCTGGGCACTTGAGGACATGTCTTCTGGGATTATATATATTTTGAGAGAAGGTTAGTGAATCAAAATTTGCTTTGAACTTTGTCAGGTGGTTTAAACATGAGCAAGACAAAGCTTGACTAGATTTTAAATATATCCAAGAGGCTACGGGTGTGCAGAACAGTGCTCATTCAGTATCtgtaaaacagtttgtttgaaaGCTTGGAATTCAGGACCACCAAAGCTGTAGCAACAGAACATAAATGTTTCTTAGTATAGACAGCATTAGACTTAGAAGACCTATCATGCTCAAGAGTATAACCACATAAATTAACTAAAGTTCAGGAATGTCAACCAACACATCTGGACTAGAGCTGTAAACACGTAATTTCACCTTATTAAGTTTTGAAAAAGCGCCTCTAGAGCTAAGGCAggtttttagagagaaaaacttAACAAAGCCTAAATCATTGGAGCAAAAACTAGAATGAGAGACAGTTGCTTCAGTAGCAGGTCCACTACTTTACAAGAAATAATGAGTAAAACAACGAACCCAACTCGGAAAAAGTTGGGATGGTGtggaaaatgcaaacaaaaaaagaaagcagtgaTTTTTAAATTGACTTTGACTTGTATTTCACTGCAGACAGTATGAACACAAGATATTGAGTTCACGTTTTGTCCGGTCAGcttcattttatttgtaaatgtacatCCACTCCTGCCATTCAGGCCTGCAACACATTCCAAAAAAAGTTGGGACGGGGGCAATTTAGGGCTAATAATGAGgtaaaataatcaaataatgaTGTGATTCGAAACAGGTAGTATCAGCAGGTGATTGTAATCATTATTTGGTACGAAAGCAGCATCCAGGAAAGGCCTAGTCCTTTAGGAGCAAAGATGGGCTGAGGATCACCAGTTTGCCAACAAATGCGTGAGAACattattgaaatgtttaaaaacaatgttcCTCAAAGAAATACAGGAAAGGTTTTGATATATTTTACCCTCTACGGTGCATAACAATTAAAAGATTCAAGGAATCTGGAGGAATTTCAGTGCGTAAAGGGCAAGGGCGCAAGCCTGAGCTGAATACCTGTGCTCTCCGATCCCTCAAACGGCACTACATCCAGAACCGTCACTCATCTATAAGCAATATAACCTCATGGACTCAGGATTACATTGGCAAACCTTTGTCAAACACTACAATACATGGTTACATCCACAAGTGCCAGTTCAAACCTTACTGCACGGAAAGGAAGCCTTGTGTTAACCCGGTCCAGAAGTGGCATTGACTTCCCTGGGCTTGGAGGCATCTGGGATGGACTGTCACACAGTGGAAACGTGTATTGTGGTCAGACGAATCAGTATTTCAGGTCTTTTTTGGAAGAAATGGATGCCGTGTGCTCCAGACCAAAGAGGAAAAGGGCCAGCCAGGATGTTACCAGCAATAAGTCCAAAAGTCAGAGTCCGTCATGGTATCGGGTTGTGTGTCAGTGCCCTTGGCCAAGGTAACTTACACTTCTGTGATGGCGCCATTAATGCCAAAAAGTACAGAGATTTTGGAGCAGCATATGCTGCCTTCAAGACGACATCTTTTCCAGGGATGCCCATGCATATTTCAACAAGACCATGCAAAACCACATTCTGCACACATTACAAAGGCATGGCCATGGAAGAAGAGGGTGCAGGCCCTGGACTGGCCTGCCTGCAGTCCCATCCTGTCCCCAACAGATAACATGTGGCGCattttgaaaagcaaaatgcGACAACAAAGACCCCGTACCGTTACACGCCTTAAGACTTGTTTGCGTGAAGAATGGGACAAAATTACACCTGAAACACTTCATCACGTGGTGTCCTCAGTGCCTAACGTCTTAAGTGTTGTGAAAAGGAATGGCAGCATTACAAAGTGGTAAATGCTTTTACTGTCCCAACTTTTTCTGACATATGTTCAAGAAtcaaattattttgaaaaaaacaataaaattcaTGCGGTAAAACACCAAAATGTGCTGTTGTATTGTTTTCAATGTAATACAGGTCAAAGAATTTACAActcactgttttcagttttaattttaatttaacataCCTTCCCAACTTTTTCTTATCAGGGGTTGTATCATAAGGTATGGCAGAGGACAGGGAACTGAATTGTTCTTGAGTGATACTGTTCGGAGGTGTATTTTGTCGAAtgtcacatttattttatttggaaaGACAGAGTCTGAATAAGCCCGCAGATATTTTCTGTCTGTTAGCATCAGTGAACcggtaaatatatatatttttttttcattattcatgaaTCTTTATAAAAACAGCTCCAGAGGATCCAGTTCCAATTGAAGCTCTCCTATACTGGAATGGCTAGAGGTTTGGGTGAAAATGAGTTCAGGTCGAATCTGTACAGCATTAGCACCAGTTCCTTCACAGTGTCTCTGGGGCTCAGCGTCTCTCTTGTTGCGAATTAAACACTTCAGCGTACACAGCCTTCCAAAGACCAGTGATCCATGAAAGATCACTACCACTTCAGCCAGAACTacttaaacactcatacactcgCACATACCCAGAATGCCCATGAGAGCTGGCATTGATGGATACACCTGCATAGAGGACAGAATTCATAGTGCTAAGAGCCCATGTTTTCCATGTAGGTCATGAAGGGTGCATTTCTCAAACTTTTAAAAGCCTGCTTCAAATGTGTAAGTCAGTCAGACAACAAAATGTGACAACAATGAACATGCCATGAGTCATTAGTCGCAACTGACACATAGGGGGAGAAGAAGCCTTTTGGCAGATTTTAAGGCATGGACAGGGTGTTTTCAATAAGCTCTCACAAGGTCTGTGACCCAGTTAAAATCTCTGTACAGCAGGATAGAGGGTGGCTTCATGAAGACATGCCAAGATAAAGTAGGTTTTTGTGTCTGACTCAAGGAAATGTGACGTAGTGAACGTCTCAAAGGAATGTGCAGCATACTTATCTTATGCCTGAACATGAGTACAGGAAGCAAGAAAACACCTCTTTCTTGAAAATACTGACTAATTTAACATTATTTTACCTGTTACATCAAATAGAACTATACATGGTATATGATGAGTGCAAGCATACCTTGACTGCTGGTGAAGTGCTGGAAGACTTCAGAGCAGGACACATTGACCACCTGTCCAACGTCAGCCCTCGGCCAGCACATAATATTATCCCACACTGTTTTACAGCCTAGGAGACAAGAACAACGCTCAGTATTTGACAAATGAGTGGATGGTATACGGTTTAATTATTCTGCCTGTCCTCCCCCATCCATGCATTTATCCAACGACACAGTCTGCAGAATCCTCATCAAAAGTGCATGAGCATAATATTCCTGGTCCggtaggttttttttggtttttgggttgttgtttttttttgtttttgtttttttattaccaGCCATCTTTCTGCATCACTGATTGGGTGAAGTTTGCACGTGCCGTTTTCCAGGGAGAAATTAGTTCCTTAGTAGGCTGCTAAGTTGAAACCAGCGGGAGCCTGCCCCGAAGGATAGGAGCTATGCACCCCAGCTAGACACCGAGCTCATCTCTGCATGTTAACATAGGCAAGGCTTTCTCTTCCCCTACACTCCTGCTGTGGCAATCCATATGAAGCAATGTTTCGTCATATATCTAATCAAATGTCAGCTCTtggtggggtggagtggggcAGTATATCAACTTCTGTTGTAATACTGAATATTCTTTGTTTGCCTTAAATGACATTAGTTAGTCTATGATATCCACAGCAGTACAGACAGCATATTTCTGTTACAGAAAAAAGAGCTGAGAAATATGTGTCAACCATGCACTGTCAGTGGAAAGTTACTATGAATAGgacaaataagaaaataaaaagtaaatcTTCTCGTacattttttgctgtttgaaaataataaaacaaaaacaacactgaaagtATTAGTTTTGCTCATTTAAACcatcaataaataaatctggTAGAGATAAGAGACTTTTTAGGTTACCAGTAATCCAGTGACATTCAAACGATCATGGTATTAACTGCACAGTGATAGTCGGTGCATACATGCTCTTATGATGGGAAAACAATTCCCTCTGTCCTTGCTAGCAATATGAAAATGGCTGAAATATTATTACAGGTTTAAAAcagaaactaaaacacacaaagtgagCAGCTGTGTAAGTAAACCATTTTTAATCTTGCTCCCTTTCACAAGAGCTGACAAAATTTTGGAATTACTTGCTTACTTCCATTTAAGGACAACAGCATCAGCAATAATTGGAATTAGTCAGTG contains:
- the ghrhra gene encoding growth hormone releasing hormone receptor a, which produces MLPNPQTTYFSTFRQVYTAGYATSLISLITAIIVFTIFRKFHCTRNYIHINLFASFILRASAVFIKDAVLFSDETLDHCFMSTMACKSAVAFFQFSILANYFWLLVEGMYLQTLLALTFISQRKYFWWYILIGWGVPSVVLIVWVLTRNFYDDRGCWDDTDNVAIWWIIKGPLTVSVNIIIFLNVIRILVQKLKSPGVGGNDTGHFMRLAKSTLFLIPLFGMHYTVFAFLPESTGETARLYIELGLGSFQGFVVALLYCFLNGEVQAELKRRLWKWQTQCHRSSGKRNTTITQISVLDRADPQTSLCSGNMTSL